A region of Streptomyces sp. NBC_01267 DNA encodes the following proteins:
- a CDS encoding acetyltransferase: MRQFIKRSAVLAAAVGAFAAIGIVPASAATATPASICGSGYRQIDSHIFTNGRVEFARVFLLYDAATGYNCVVTQHSKATAGMPLTTGAWLDVQGDGKGQVKNQGTFTSYAGPVRLKAVHSCVKWGGMIEAGVGTYTYTSPWEHCG; the protein is encoded by the coding sequence ATGCGTCAGTTCATCAAGAGGTCAGCCGTGCTCGCCGCGGCCGTCGGAGCATTCGCGGCGATCGGGATCGTCCCGGCGTCCGCGGCGACGGCCACCCCGGCCAGCATCTGCGGTTCCGGATACCGCCAGATCGATTCACACATCTTCACCAACGGGCGAGTCGAATTCGCCCGTGTCTTCCTGCTCTACGACGCGGCCACCGGCTACAACTGCGTGGTCACCCAGCACAGCAAGGCCACCGCGGGCATGCCGCTGACCACCGGCGCCTGGCTCGACGTGCAGGGCGACGGCAAGGGCCAGGTCAAGAACCAGGGCACGTTCACCTCGTACGCGGGCCCGGTCCGGCTGAAAGCCGTCCACTCCTGCGTGAAGTGGGGCGGCATGATCGAGGCCGGGGTCGGTACGTACACCTACACGAGTCCCTGGGAACACTGCGGCTGA